One window of the Actinomyces procaprae genome contains the following:
- a CDS encoding ABC transporter ATP-binding protein: MTNSVTTGAVGAATAEATRTRRPETVLDAAGLGFRYGRSRWIFRGVDLRVGAGEVLAVLGPNAHGKTTLVTCLAGLRNPTEGEVTQRAIIGYVPQSHGATAAFSVLNMVLMGRARFVRAYASPGRADHEAAEAAMERVGIIHLRDRDYQALSGGERQLVLIARALATGCRALVLDEPASALDLRNQACVLGVLHALAEDGMAVVMTSHHPDHALRIADRTLLIVDSADIRIDATARLLTGNTLSCLYGLPVATPEVNIGGQPQRVVVPDYGIHRHTAAQTTLAHTEPPEWKGTR, encoded by the coding sequence GTGACTAATTCAGTGACTACTGGTGCTGTCGGCGCCGCGACCGCCGAGGCGACCCGCACCAGGCGGCCCGAGACGGTGCTCGACGCCGCCGGCCTCGGTTTCAGGTACGGACGCAGCCGGTGGATCTTCCGCGGCGTGGACCTACGGGTGGGGGCCGGGGAGGTGCTGGCCGTGCTCGGACCGAACGCCCACGGCAAGACCACACTGGTCACCTGCCTGGCCGGGCTGCGCAACCCCACCGAGGGTGAGGTCACCCAGCGTGCCATCATCGGCTACGTCCCCCAGTCCCACGGCGCAACAGCCGCCTTCTCAGTACTGAATATGGTGCTGATGGGTCGCGCCCGCTTCGTACGCGCCTACGCCAGTCCGGGCCGCGCCGACCATGAGGCCGCAGAGGCGGCGATGGAGCGCGTCGGCATCATCCACCTGCGCGACCGCGACTACCAGGCCCTGTCCGGCGGTGAGCGTCAATTAGTCCTGATCGCCCGCGCACTGGCCACCGGCTGCCGCGCACTGGTCCTGGATGAGCCCGCCTCCGCTCTGGACCTGCGCAATCAGGCCTGTGTGCTGGGCGTCCTCCACGCCCTGGCAGAGGACGGTATGGCCGTGGTGATGACCAGTCATCACCCCGACCATGCGTTGCGGATAGCGGACCGGACACTGCTGATCGTGGACTCCGCGGATATTCGCATCGACGCCACGGCCAGACTGCTGACCGGTAACACCCTTTCCTGTCTGTACGGCCTGCCGGTGGCGACCCCCGAAGTGAACATCGGAGGCCAGCCGCAACGCGTCGTCGTCCCTGACTACGGAATCCACCGACATACCGCCGCGCAGACCACCCTTGCCCACACCGAACCTCCTGAGTGGAAAGGAACCCGCTGA
- a CDS encoding FecCD family ABC transporter permease, producing MTSSPADPPTGRRYRGMPWVTVIVIGVVSLVVCLLALAAGRFSIPVVEVARMLIDRVIPLERTWYAQEASIVFEVRLPRVVLSFLVGAALATAGAVLQSVFRNPLVSPQVLGVSAGASFGGVLTMVLGLGSSWLVGGAFLFGLGSLGCVVAFSRIVSSAPLLMIVLGGVVVSALFSALTSLLTYVADPYRDLPAITFWLLGSLATAGWGGVLTALPPILLGTLTVFLLRWRLNILSLGDDDARALGVPPAPYRNAALLAVALLTAAAISVSGVIGWVGLLVPHLARLLVGGDNRVLLPASFLLGGGYLTAVDTLARSIASVEVPLGILTAIIGAPFFVVLLVRFRRRVWLSD from the coding sequence ATGACCAGTTCTCCCGCTGATCCCCCCACCGGTCGGCGGTACCGGGGAATGCCCTGGGTGACCGTCATCGTGATCGGAGTGGTTTCGCTGGTGGTGTGCCTGCTGGCGCTGGCGGCGGGCCGATTCAGCATCCCGGTTGTAGAGGTCGCCCGCATGCTGATCGACCGGGTAATCCCGCTGGAACGCACCTGGTACGCCCAGGAGGCGAGCATTGTATTCGAGGTACGGCTGCCACGAGTAGTCCTGTCCTTCCTGGTCGGTGCCGCCCTGGCGACGGCGGGTGCCGTACTGCAATCGGTGTTCCGCAACCCGCTGGTGAGCCCCCAGGTCCTTGGCGTATCCGCCGGCGCGTCCTTCGGCGGGGTACTGACCATGGTGCTGGGACTCGGTTCCTCCTGGCTGGTGGGCGGCGCCTTCCTGTTCGGACTAGGCTCACTGGGCTGCGTAGTGGCATTCAGTCGCATCGTCTCCAGCGCACCCCTGCTGATGATCGTACTCGGCGGCGTGGTTGTCAGCGCCCTGTTCAGCGCACTGACCTCGTTACTCACCTATGTCGCCGACCCCTACCGGGATCTGCCCGCCATTACGTTCTGGCTGCTCGGCTCCCTGGCGACGGCCGGATGGGGCGGTGTGCTCACCGCCCTGCCGCCGATACTGCTGGGCACGCTCACCGTCTTCCTCCTGCGCTGGCGGCTCAACATCCTGTCTCTGGGCGACGACGACGCCCGCGCCCTGGGCGTGCCGCCCGCCCCCTACCGCAACGCGGCACTGCTGGCCGTGGCCCTACTGACGGCGGCCGCCATCTCCGTGTCCGGCGTCATCGGCTGGGTGGGCCTGCTCGTACCACATCTGGCCCGTCTACTGGTGGGCGGCGACAACCGGGTGCTGCTGCCCGCCTCATTCCTGCTGGGCGGCGGCTACCTCACGGCGGTGGACACCCTCGCCCGTTCCATCGCCTCGGTCGAAGTGCCGCTGGGAATTCTCACCGCGATCATCGGCGCGCCGTTCTTCGTGGTTCTGCTCGTACGCTTCAGAAGGCGGGTGTGGCTCAGTGACTAA
- a CDS encoding ABC transporter substrate-binding protein gives MHVHPYPRRTVIRAAAGVAATLPALFAVGACSSRSGQDIPAERGATLAEPIVVTDQRDKTHTFTRSIESIVTTVIPSPSILTAIDQGYDRISGVNESTVKRDRGSVFETMFPAAVSNNTVANSDFIPNVEEITRINPDVVIQWADQGDSATYIEPIEAAGYPVIGLRYGTQEYLEQWIKMFATLLQREDRGEQILQRMHQTIASLQEFAAQQTASPTVLFLRSAGDSGYNAGMSSTRGYMNTWMTLCGATNVGADVDYSTSNATSVEQLLAWDPEIIFVSSMTALTPADLYADSALSQLRAVKNHKVYAVPSGGFWWDPPSAESHLTMMWAAQIAYPDTAAFDLREQLRENYEFLYGYSVSQDEIDQILRFDANAEAQGYDQFSR, from the coding sequence ATGCACGTGCACCCCTACCCACGGCGCACCGTCATCCGGGCGGCCGCCGGAGTCGCCGCGACACTGCCCGCGCTATTCGCCGTCGGCGCCTGTTCCTCACGCTCCGGTCAGGACATCCCCGCCGAGCGCGGCGCCACTCTGGCTGAGCCGATCGTCGTCACCGATCAACGCGACAAGACTCACACCTTCACCCGATCGATCGAGTCCATCGTCACCACGGTCATCCCCTCCCCCTCGATCCTCACCGCGATCGACCAGGGCTACGACCGCATCTCCGGTGTGAACGAATCCACAGTCAAACGCGACCGCGGCTCCGTGTTCGAGACGATGTTCCCCGCCGCGGTCTCAAACAACACCGTCGCCAACTCCGACTTCATCCCGAATGTCGAGGAGATCACCCGCATCAACCCCGACGTCGTAATCCAGTGGGCCGACCAGGGGGACTCCGCCACCTACATAGAACCCATTGAGGCCGCCGGATACCCGGTGATCGGACTGCGCTACGGCACCCAGGAGTACCTGGAGCAGTGGATCAAGATGTTCGCGACCCTCTTGCAACGCGAGGATCGGGGCGAGCAGATCCTTCAGCGCATGCACCAGACCATCGCCTCGCTGCAGGAGTTCGCCGCCCAGCAGACCGCCTCGCCAACCGTCCTGTTCCTGCGCTCGGCCGGCGACTCCGGCTACAACGCCGGCATGAGTTCCACCCGCGGTTACATGAATACCTGGATGACGTTGTGCGGGGCCACGAATGTCGGCGCGGACGTCGACTACTCGACCTCCAACGCCACCAGCGTGGAGCAACTGCTCGCCTGGGATCCGGAGATCATCTTCGTCTCCTCCATGACGGCCCTGACGCCGGCGGATCTGTATGCCGACTCCGCTCTGTCGCAGTTGCGGGCCGTCAAGAACCACAAGGTCTACGCGGTTCCCTCCGGAGGCTTCTGGTGGGATCCGCCCAGCGCCGAATCGCATCTGACCATGATGTGGGCGGCCCAGATCGCCTACCCGGACACCGCCGCATTCGACCTGCGCGAGCAGCTGCGGGAGAACTACGAATTCCTCTACGGATACTCAGTGTCGCAGGATGAGATCGACCAGATCCTGCGCTTCGATGCCAACGCCGAGGCGCAGGGCTATGACCAGTTCTCCCGCTGA